A window of Pyrus communis chromosome 3, drPyrComm1.1, whole genome shotgun sequence genomic DNA:
CGCACATTCTCAATTAGCTTCACCATGTTCCCCTGGTACGCATCCGCATCATGCTGCGTCGACGTGTCACTCTCCCCTTGGTACCACAACAACCCCTTCATCTCACCCCCGCCTTTCACGCTCTCCCTCGCCCGCTTCACCATACTCTCGTACAAGTGCTCCCCACGCGCCCACTCCTTGATCGCCGTCCCGCCCACCGCGCACGGCACGAGCCCCACCTCCCCCGCACACTCCCTCACCTTGTTCGCGAACGCCATCCCCGGGCCCACGCCGCAAACCTTCTTGGCGTCAATGTCGGCGTGTAGCGGCTCACGCGCGGGCACCCACCGGAGATGTGCGTCGAGGCGGTGGATGGAAGGGTGGGGCTGGCACTCCGACGGAACGACGCCGTCCCATTGCTGGcgattgtggtggtggtggtccgTGAAGACGCCGCCGCGGCCGGCCATGTTGCTCTGGCCGGATAAGATGAAGATCTGTTTGGCGTCGGGGGTTAGGGAGTCCATCCTGGCTGGGTCGGTGTTTGGTTCGTTGTAATCTGAGGGCAGATGAGCCGTACTTGTCTTGGCGTTGGTCCAAAATGTCAAGGCAGTAATCAAAGGGGTTTATCtatgaattaaaataaataaataaataaataaaaaataataaaaaagacttggaaatagaaaaattaatgaaaaatacttgaaaacttttagttttaacgataaggacaaaataaaaagtaaaatgaatagtaccatgattgactttttagtgtaaaaatgtagtttttcgttaaagtgaacagtatcgcagatttttcgttaaaactctcttaaaaaaaacacaaaagaaaacatcTATTGAATTGAATACTTGGTAGTTTCGACAAGCAGGAACATTGTACAAGTATTTAAACTACATATTACGTATTAATagaagggtttttatcacaaatggttcttaagattgatcaaactcatcattttggtcttttACTTTCAAAACCAATCAATGTTGTCCCTAACATTCACTatcacacatcaatttggtcattccatttAGATTCTGTCAATTATTCTGTTAGTTTTGTATGTGGGACAAACAAATCCAATAAaatggtgacacgtggattacacAAAAGAATGATTTTTATCACATATGATCACCGACATTGATCAAACTCCTCATTCTGGtccttgagtttcaaaaattgataaatttgGTTCTTGACTTTCACTATCACACATCAATTGAgtcattccattaaaatttcgtcaatattttttgttagtaTGCTGATGTGGTCTCACCAATCCAATCATATGGCATTAAGTGGATTAATTAtaagaaactatttttttagaGTGACATATTCCACGCTGGCATTTCTCTTGCATCCCACAATTccaattgggaaataaaattcaATCTAAATTCGATATAATCGAAtccaaatttaattcaaatttgataggattataACTAACTAAAGAGAATGAGGATTTTGGGAGGTCAAGAGCTTTAGTGATGTCATGAtgccttccttttctttttgagcatacatggatgaagacgatgatgtcttttttttttttctttttttttttagtttttaatttcttattttacttttagttttaaatctttaaaaaaaattatagttaaTCCATGTAGCGCCATATGATTGAATTAATGGGACCATATTATCATGCTTACGTAAAACATTGACGAAATTTTAACAGAATGACTAAATTGATGTGCGGTAGTGAAAGCCAAGgaccaaatttattgatttttgaaactcaggaaccaaaatgaggagtttgatcaatgttatggatcatttgtgataaaaatcatTCTTTTCTGTAATTCACATGTCacaattttattggatttatggGTCCCACATACAAACTAATAGAATAATT
This region includes:
- the LOC137729617 gene encoding probable carbohydrate esterase At4g34215, whose translation is MDSLTPDAKQIFILSGQSNMAGRGGVFTDHHHHNRQQWDGVVPSECQPHPSIHRLDAHLRWVPAREPLHADIDAKKVCGVGPGMAFANKVRECAGEVGLVPCAVGGTAIKEWARGEHLYESMVKRARESVKGGGEMKGLLWYQGESDTSTQHDADAYQGNMVKLIENVRQDLDLPWLPIIQVAIVSGDNKYIEKVREAQLGMEIPNVVCVDAKGLELKDDHLHLTTKSQVQLGHMLADAYLQHFGPSEPNSHAAP